A genomic stretch from Methylophilus medardicus includes:
- a CDS encoding ABC transporter permease, which translates to MLNIARKEIKSMFASPMGWIILALLTFSFGAYYLNGVNNYFEVMSGSIRPAERIGVTQFVGQTVYGLASFIMLFAVPLLSMRLIAEERRSQTLPFLFSAPLSISEIVVGKFLGLVVFLSILVVYIAVMLSTLNIWADVDFGYIVANSLGLLLLVSSFAALGLYFSSLTAQPIIAGILSFIALFVLMILDRFFAGDPTSTMLKFSLMRHFQSFAGGLIDTADLAYFGLFILTFITLTIRRLDADRLRG; encoded by the coding sequence ATGTTGAATATTGCAAGAAAAGAAATTAAAAGTATGTTCGCCTCGCCGATGGGGTGGATTATTTTGGCATTGCTTACCTTTTCGTTTGGCGCGTATTACTTAAACGGGGTGAATAATTACTTCGAAGTGATGTCCGGCTCGATTCGTCCGGCCGAACGCATCGGCGTGACGCAGTTTGTTGGCCAAACGGTCTATGGTTTAGCCTCCTTTATTATGCTGTTCGCGGTGCCGCTACTCTCCATGCGCTTGATTGCAGAAGAACGCCGCAGCCAAACCCTCCCGTTTTTGTTCAGTGCGCCCTTGTCTATTAGCGAGATTGTGGTGGGTAAGTTTTTAGGGCTGGTGGTGTTTTTGAGCATTTTGGTGGTGTACATCGCGGTGATGCTGTCTACCTTGAACATCTGGGCAGATGTGGATTTTGGCTATATTGTGGCTAACTCTCTTGGGCTGCTGTTGCTGGTCTCGAGCTTTGCCGCGCTCGGTTTGTATTTCTCCAGCCTGACTGCGCAGCCCATTATTGCCGGCATTCTGAGTTTTATCGCTTTGTTTGTGCTGATGATTCTGGACCGTTTTTTCGCCGGTGATCCGACCAGTACCATGCTCAAATTTTCGCTGATGCGACATTTTCAGTCGTTTGCCGGCGGCTTGATTGATACGGCGGATTTGGCTTACTTCGGCCTGTTTATCC